The Salvia miltiorrhiza cultivar Shanhuang (shh) chromosome 1, IMPLAD_Smil_shh, whole genome shotgun sequence genome has a window encoding:
- the LOC130987212 gene encoding mechanosensitive ion channel protein 10-like isoform X3, with translation MESEISLGGKGGSLDVVVEIHSPKPNESPPKDENSKENGDSASKTGDIQMKMNLFNTAAAAAAAASTQAAAPPPAQLVIPAPSLDSSSKPPPTPDMRRRTSAYSKPKSRIAEPPFTSSLKSAEPTPASAKPPPPPRANSPNVASSSPSSKPNSGTPKTSAPITPRTPLIGSAGDSDDEDDDEDVYNTDTLKPQQAKRGKKVKAMRAFEWMAFVSITTLLILSKTVNKLKNEAEIWSLQLWKWCVLVLVIFCGHLFTDWVTNLLVFLIERNFLLKKKVLYFVFALKKSVRIVIWLALILVAWVLLINRGVRRSRKESDILNKITRGIVSTLVGAVMWMVKTLLVKIVASTFHVKTYFDRIQESIFHQYILEALSGNPIWDDASESYKSSGRLSFNKAGKQQEQKEKEKGEQVINVDKLYKIKREKVSAWTMGGLMNVIRNSDFLTISEILDESAEEEASGGQKVITSEVEARRAANTIFKRVAKRGHKYIEEDDILRYMPKEEVDNVFPLFEGAAESRRIKKSAFRNWVVKAHNERKCLAVSLKDAKTAIEELNKIASGLVLVVIIIVWILLMEIATTSILVFISSQMLLVVFMFGNTAKTVFEAMIFVFVVHPFDVGDRCVIDGVQMVVDEMNILTTIFLKGNNEKLYYPNAILATKAISNYNRSPEMMGDAVEFAVDFSTSVESLAALRAKIKGKPSMKLDVLASDSHGRFTSAVSNGPDSSAKIFGE, from the exons ATGGAAAGTGAAATATCATTGGGAGGGAAGGGCGGAAGTTTGGATGTTGTTGTGGAGATTCACTCTCCCAAACCCAATGAATCTCCACCAAAAGATGAAAATTCCAAAGAAAATGGCGATTCCGCATCCAAAACCGGCGATATTCAGATGAAAATGAACTTATTCaacaccgccgccgccgccgccgccgcagcttCCACTCAAGCCGCAGCTCCTCCCCCGGCGCAGCTCGTGATTCCGGCTCCATCCCTGGACTCCTCCTCGAAGCCGCCGCCGACGCCGGACATGCGGCGAAGAACGTCGGCTTACTCGAAGCCGAAATCGAGGATCGCGGAGCCGCCATTCACGAGCAGCTTGAAGTCAGCCGAGCCAACACCCGCCTCCGcaaagccgccgccgccgcctcgcgCCAATTCACCCAACGTAGCTTCCTCCTCCCCTTCCTCGAAACCTAATTCCGGCACTCCGAAAACGTCGGCTCCGATCACGCCGCGGACGCCTCTGATAGGGTCCGCCGGCGACAGCGacgacgaagacgacgacgaggACGTGTACAACACGGATACCCTGAAGCCCCAGCAGGCGAAGAGAGGCAAGAAGGTGAAGGCCATGCGCGCCTTCGAATGGATGGCATTTGTGAGCATCACAACCCTCCTGATTCTGAGCAAAACGGTTAACAAGCTCAAAAACGAGGCAGAAATCTGGAGCTTGCAGCTCTGGAAATGGTGCGTGCTGGTTCTCGTCATATTCTGCGGGCACTTGTTTACAGATTGGGTAACCAATCTCCTGGTCTTCCTAATCGAGAGGAACTtcttgttgaagaagaaggtgCTGTATTTCGTCTTCGCCCTCAAGAAGAGCGTGCGCATTGTCATCTGGCTCGCCCTCATCCTCGTCGCCTGGGTGCTGCTCATCAATCGAGGCGTCAGACGATCGAGAAAAGAATCCGACATCTTGAACAAGATAACCAGAGGGATTGTGTCCACTCTTGTAGGTGCAGTGATGTGGATGGTCAAGACATTGTTGGTTAAGATAGTTGCTTCAACTTTTCATGTCAAGACCTACTTCGACAGGATTCAGGAATccatttttcatcagtatatactcgAGGCTCTGTCGGGGAATCCAATCTGGGACGACGCAAGTGAGAGTTACAAGAGCAGCGGGCGGCTGAGCTTCAACAAGGCCGGGAAGCAGCAGGAgcagaaggagaaggagaaggggGAGCAGGTCATCAATGTGGATAAGCTCTACAAGATCAAGAGGGAGAAGGTCTCTGCTTGGACCATGGGAGGCTTGATGAATGTGATAAGGAACTCTGATTTTCTCACCATTTCTGAGATCCTTGATGAGAGTGCCGAGGAGGAAGCTTCAGGGGGGCAGAAGGTCATCACCAGTGAGGTCGAGGCGAGGAGGGCTGCCAACACCATATTCAAGAGAGTGGCGAAGCGCGGCCACAA GTATATTGAAGAAGATGACATCCTGCGTTACATGCCTAAGGAAGAAGTTGATAACGTTTTCCCACTATTCGAAGGCGCTGCAGAATCAAGGAGGATCAAGAAATCAGCCTTCAGAAATTGGGTG GTGAAGGCCCATAACGAAAGAAAATGCCTAGCCGTGTCTCTGAAAGATGCGAAAACAGCAATAGAGGAGCTAAACAAGATCGCCTCAGGCTTGGTTCTGGTTGTGATCATCATAGTGTGGATACTGCTGATGGAGATAGCAACCACCTCAATTCTGGTCTTCATCTCGTCTCAGATGTTGCTCGTAGTGTTCATGTTTGGAAACACGGCTAAGACAGTGTTCGAAGCCATGATCTTCGTGTTTGTGGTGCACCCTTTTGATGTTGGTGACCGTTGTGTCATTGATGGCGTGCAG ATGGTTGTGGATGAAATGAATATCTTGACAACGATCTTTCTCAAAGGCAACAACGAGAAGCTGTACTACCCTAATGCAATCTTGGCTACCAAAGCGATCAGCAACTATAACCGGAGCCCGGAGATGATGGGTGATGCTGTGGAGTTTGCTGTCGATTTCTCCACTTCAGTTGAGAGCCTAGCAGCTTTGAGAGCTAAAATTAAAGG GAAGCCTAGCATGAAGCTTGATGTCCTGGCAAGTGATAGTCATGGCAGATTCACTTCTGCTGTAAGTAATGGACCGGATTCTTCTGCAAAG ATATTTGGAGAGTAA
- the LOC130987190 gene encoding vacuolar protein sorting-associated protein 2 homolog 1: MSFLFGKRKTPAELLRENKRMLDKSIREIERERQGLQTQEKKLIAEIKKSAKQGQMGAVKVMAKDLIRTRHQIEKFYKLKSQLQGVSLRIQTLKSTQAMGEAMKGVTKAMGQMNRQMNLPSLQKIMQEFERQNEKMELTSEVMADAIDDALEGDEEEEETEELVSQVLDEIGIDINNELVNAPSAAVAAPAAKNKVPQAEATTGTDDGGIDSDLQARLDNLRRM, encoded by the exons ATGAGTTTCCTTTTCGGGAAGAGGAAGACTCCCGCAG AGCTTCTGCGGGAAAACAAGAGAATGCTTGATAAGTCAATTCGAGAAATAGAGAGGGAAAGACAAGGTTTACAAACGCAAGAAAAGAAACTTATCGCGGAGATAAAGAAAAGCGCTAAACAAGGACAGATG GGAGCTGTCAAGGTGATGGCCAAAGATCTTATCAGGACAAGACATCAGATTGAAAAGTTCTATAAGCTGAAATCTCAACTTCAAGGTGTATCTCTCAGAATTCAG ACATTAAAATCTACACAAGCAATGGGGGAGGCAATGAAGGGTGTTACTAAGGCCATGGGGCAAATGAACAGACAGATGAACCTGCCATCACTGCAGAAAATTATGCAAGAATTTGAGAGGCAAAACGAGAAGATGGAACTAACAAGTGAAGTGATGGCAGACGCCATTGATGATGCCTTGGaaggagatgaggaagaagaagagaccGAAGAGTTAGTGAGCCAGGTTCTTGATGAGATTGGCATTGACATTAATAATGAG CTTGTTAATGCACCTTCGGCGGCAGTAGCTGCCCCAGCTGCAAAGAATAAGGTCCCACAAGCAGAGGCAACTACGGGAACTGATGACGGTGGGATCGACAGCGACCTCCAGGCGAGGTTAGACAATCTGAGGAGGATGTAA
- the LOC130987212 gene encoding mechanosensitive ion channel protein 10-like isoform X1: MESEISLGGKGGSLDVVVEIHSPKPNESPPKDENSKENGDSASKTGDIQMKMNLFNTAAAAAAAASTQAAAPPPAQLVIPAPSLDSSSKPPPTPDMRRRTSAYSKPKSRIAEPPFTSSLKSAEPTPASAKPPPPPRANSPNVASSSPSSKPNSGTPKTSAPITPRTPLIGSAGDSDDEDDDEDVYNTDTLKPQQAKRGKKVKAMRAFEWMAFVSITTLLILSKTVNKLKNEAEIWSLQLWKWCVLVLVIFCGHLFTDWVTNLLVFLIERNFLLKKKVLYFVFALKKSVRIVIWLALILVAWVLLINRGVRRSRKESDILNKITRGIVSTLVGAVMWMVKTLLVKIVASTFHVKTYFDRIQESIFHQYILEALSGNPIWDDASESYKSSGRLSFNKAGKQQEQKEKEKGEQVINVDKLYKIKREKVSAWTMGGLMNVIRNSDFLTISEILDESAEEEASGGQKVITSEVEARRAANTIFKRVAKRGHKYIEEDDILRYMPKEEVDNVFPLFEGAAESRRIKKSAFRNWVVKAHNERKCLAVSLKDAKTAIEELNKIASGLVLVVIIIVWILLMEIATTSILVFISSQMLLVVFMFGNTAKTVFEAMIFVFVVHPFDVGDRCVIDGVQMVVDEMNILTTIFLKGNNEKLYYPNAILATKAISNYNRSPEMMGDAVEFAVDFSTSVESLAALRAKIKGYLESKPQQWNPNHSMQVKEIVEVNKMTIALYVTHTINFQNSGEVGNRRSDLVLELKKILEELGIRYRLLPQELQITYVSPPITAR; this comes from the exons ATGGAAAGTGAAATATCATTGGGAGGGAAGGGCGGAAGTTTGGATGTTGTTGTGGAGATTCACTCTCCCAAACCCAATGAATCTCCACCAAAAGATGAAAATTCCAAAGAAAATGGCGATTCCGCATCCAAAACCGGCGATATTCAGATGAAAATGAACTTATTCaacaccgccgccgccgccgccgccgcagcttCCACTCAAGCCGCAGCTCCTCCCCCGGCGCAGCTCGTGATTCCGGCTCCATCCCTGGACTCCTCCTCGAAGCCGCCGCCGACGCCGGACATGCGGCGAAGAACGTCGGCTTACTCGAAGCCGAAATCGAGGATCGCGGAGCCGCCATTCACGAGCAGCTTGAAGTCAGCCGAGCCAACACCCGCCTCCGcaaagccgccgccgccgcctcgcgCCAATTCACCCAACGTAGCTTCCTCCTCCCCTTCCTCGAAACCTAATTCCGGCACTCCGAAAACGTCGGCTCCGATCACGCCGCGGACGCCTCTGATAGGGTCCGCCGGCGACAGCGacgacgaagacgacgacgaggACGTGTACAACACGGATACCCTGAAGCCCCAGCAGGCGAAGAGAGGCAAGAAGGTGAAGGCCATGCGCGCCTTCGAATGGATGGCATTTGTGAGCATCACAACCCTCCTGATTCTGAGCAAAACGGTTAACAAGCTCAAAAACGAGGCAGAAATCTGGAGCTTGCAGCTCTGGAAATGGTGCGTGCTGGTTCTCGTCATATTCTGCGGGCACTTGTTTACAGATTGGGTAACCAATCTCCTGGTCTTCCTAATCGAGAGGAACTtcttgttgaagaagaaggtgCTGTATTTCGTCTTCGCCCTCAAGAAGAGCGTGCGCATTGTCATCTGGCTCGCCCTCATCCTCGTCGCCTGGGTGCTGCTCATCAATCGAGGCGTCAGACGATCGAGAAAAGAATCCGACATCTTGAACAAGATAACCAGAGGGATTGTGTCCACTCTTGTAGGTGCAGTGATGTGGATGGTCAAGACATTGTTGGTTAAGATAGTTGCTTCAACTTTTCATGTCAAGACCTACTTCGACAGGATTCAGGAATccatttttcatcagtatatactcgAGGCTCTGTCGGGGAATCCAATCTGGGACGACGCAAGTGAGAGTTACAAGAGCAGCGGGCGGCTGAGCTTCAACAAGGCCGGGAAGCAGCAGGAgcagaaggagaaggagaaggggGAGCAGGTCATCAATGTGGATAAGCTCTACAAGATCAAGAGGGAGAAGGTCTCTGCTTGGACCATGGGAGGCTTGATGAATGTGATAAGGAACTCTGATTTTCTCACCATTTCTGAGATCCTTGATGAGAGTGCCGAGGAGGAAGCTTCAGGGGGGCAGAAGGTCATCACCAGTGAGGTCGAGGCGAGGAGGGCTGCCAACACCATATTCAAGAGAGTGGCGAAGCGCGGCCACAA GTATATTGAAGAAGATGACATCCTGCGTTACATGCCTAAGGAAGAAGTTGATAACGTTTTCCCACTATTCGAAGGCGCTGCAGAATCAAGGAGGATCAAGAAATCAGCCTTCAGAAATTGGGTG GTGAAGGCCCATAACGAAAGAAAATGCCTAGCCGTGTCTCTGAAAGATGCGAAAACAGCAATAGAGGAGCTAAACAAGATCGCCTCAGGCTTGGTTCTGGTTGTGATCATCATAGTGTGGATACTGCTGATGGAGATAGCAACCACCTCAATTCTGGTCTTCATCTCGTCTCAGATGTTGCTCGTAGTGTTCATGTTTGGAAACACGGCTAAGACAGTGTTCGAAGCCATGATCTTCGTGTTTGTGGTGCACCCTTTTGATGTTGGTGACCGTTGTGTCATTGATGGCGTGCAG ATGGTTGTGGATGAAATGAATATCTTGACAACGATCTTTCTCAAAGGCAACAACGAGAAGCTGTACTACCCTAATGCAATCTTGGCTACCAAAGCGATCAGCAACTATAACCGGAGCCCGGAGATGATGGGTGATGCTGTGGAGTTTGCTGTCGATTTCTCCACTTCAGTTGAGAGCCTAGCAGCTTTGAGAGCTAAAATTAAAGG ATATTTGGAGAGTAAGCCTCAGCAGTGGAATCCAAATCACAGCATGCAGGTGAAGGAGATTGTGGAGGTGAACAAGATGACAATTGCACTGTATGTAACTCACACTATAAATTTCCAGAATAGTGGAGAAGTAGGCAACCGTAGATCTGATCTTGTGTTGGAGCTGAAGAAGATATTGGAGGAGCTCGGCATCAGATACCGTCTTCTACCTCAGGAACTGCAGATTACCTATGTTTCACCTCCTATTACTGCAAGGTGA
- the LOC130987251 gene encoding uncharacterized protein LOC130987251, with the protein MASTSAVSMALPLPRAGHKSLPAADAFFKGMPLRPSKAAALVSKPAARFEVKASLKEKAVAGLTAAALTASMVVPDVAEAASGVSPSLKNFLLSIAAGGVVLTALLGAVIGVSNFDPVKRG; encoded by the coding sequence ATGGCCTCAACTTCAGCAGTCTCAATGGCCCTGCCGCTGCCCCGTGCCGGCCACAAGAGCCTGCCGGCCGCCGACGCCTTCTTCAAGGGCATGCCGCTCAGGCCTTCCAAGGCGGCCGCCCTTGTGTCAAAGCCCGCCGCAAGATTTGAAGTGAAGGCTTCGTTGAAGGAGAAGGCCGTGGCTGGATTGACCGCCGCCGCATTGACCGCTTCCATGGTTGTTCCCGACGTGGCTGAGGCGGCCAGCGGCGTCTCGCCCTCTCTCAAGAACTTCTTGCTCAGCATCGCCGCCGGCGGTGTCGTTCTCACCGCCCTTCTTGGGGCGGTGATCGGCGTCTCCAACTTCGACCCTGTCAAGCGGGGCTGA
- the LOC130987203 gene encoding RING-H2 finger protein ATL52-like: MADPRSSPVIPSPPPSLPRSNSMMLYYGLVVVATAAVVLVLYNLVILRWCADHRPPRRSSRRQQHPTVTWRINDSPANLVASFKYEGDGKGQDGDSECAVCLSVFEQGEEIRQLPNCKHYFHAPCIDMWLYSHMDCPLCRSPVKAEPPPPLHRSEAAAEESEHSREVLLGPGALV; encoded by the coding sequence ATGGCAGACCCTCGAAGCTCCCCTGTAATACCATCCCCGCCACCTTCGCTACCGAGATCCAACTCCATGATGCTCTACTACGGCCTCGTCGTCGTCGCAACAGCGGCCGTCGTGCTCGTTCTCTACAACCTCGTCATCCTAAGATGGTGTGCCGATCACAGGCCGCCGCGGAGAAGCAGCCGCAGACAGCAGCACCCCACCGTGACGTGGAGGATCAACGACTCCCCGGCAAACTTGGTCGCCAGCTTCAAGTACGAGGGTGATGGAAAGGGGCAAGATGGTGATTCCGAATGTGCAGTTTGCCTATCAGTGTTTGAACAAGGTGAAGAAATAAGACAACTGCCTAACTGTAAGCATTACTTCCATGCACCTTGTATTGATATGTGGCTCTACTCCCATATGGATTGCCCCCTTTGCCGTTCACCGGTGAAGGccgagccaccgccgccgctccacCGCTCGGAAGCTGCAGCGGAGGAGTCGGAGCATTCTCGAGAAGTGTTGCTAGGTCCGGGCGCATTAGTTTAG
- the LOC130987221 gene encoding replication protein A 70 kDa DNA-binding subunit A — protein sequence MPVNLTANAIAAIIGGDVNAKPLVQVLEIKLIGSTQERYRLIISDAVATEQAMLASQLNDRVKTGRIRKGSVIQLIEYICSPVQNRKIIVVLNMETIIPDCDVIGNPMYSESDSVPGKPASSGPRPSINNSVSGAHNSSRTSYNNGKTSSSLNQGGMQSFHPTVQPPYQPPPNYKNHGAIMRNEAPARIIPIAALNPYQGRWAIKARVTAKGDLRRYNNARGDGKVFSFDLLDSDGGEIRVTCFNAVVDRFYDTIDVGKVYVISKGSLKPAQKNFNHLKNEWEIFLETTSSVDLCPDEDTSIPRQQFSFRPICEIEHAESNSILDVIGVVVTVNPSVPIMRKNGMETQRRILNLKDNSGRTVELTLWGDFCNREGQQLHDMVETGTFPILAVKAGKVNDFSGKSIGTISATQLFINPDFPEANGLRTWFDRGGKDTASHSISREATLGGMKNETRKCLTQIKDEGLGRSDKADWIAVKASVSFLKTDSFCYTACPLMIGDRQCNKKVTKSGNSTWLCDRCNQEFEECDYRYLLQVQVQDHSALTWVTAFQEAGEEILGCSAKQLYVWKNEMQDDLKFLEVIQNCLFREFIFKLKIKEETYGDEQKVKITVVKAEKLNYSEESRFLLDSISKLHLAKYY from the exons atgcCGGTGAATTTGACGGCCAACGCTATTGCGGCAATAATCGGCGGAGACGTCAACGCGAAGCCGCTGGTGCAGGTGTTGGAAATCAAGCTCATCGGCTCCACGCAGGAGCGTTACCGCCTTATCATATCCGACGCGGTGGCTACTGAGCAAGCTATGCTCGCCTCGCAGCTCAATGACCGAGTTAAGACCGGCCGAATCCGCAAGGGATCCGTCATCCAGCTCATCGAATACATCTGCAGTCCCGTCCAGAACCGCAA GATAATTGTGGTATTAAACATGGAAACTATCATTCCGGACTGCGATGTAATTGGTAACCCAATGTATTCTGAATCTGATTCAGTGCCTGGAAAGCCAGCATCTTCTGGACCCCGACCATCAATAAACAATAGTGTTTCCGGTGCTCATAATTCATCACGAACAAGCTACAACAATGGTAAAACTTCAAGCTCCCTAAACCAAGGTGGCATGCAGAGTTTCCATCCTACCGTTCAGCCTCCATACCAACCACCTCCAAATTATAAGAATCATGGAGCAATCATGAGGAATGAGGCCCCTGCACGCATTATACCTATAGCTGCCTTGAACCCTTATCAAGGTAGATGGGCTATCAAGGCACGGGTGACAGCAAAAGGAGATCTTCGGCGTTACAACAATGCAAGAGGAGATGGGAAAGTATTCTCCTTTGATCTTCTTGATTCAGATGGAGGGGAAATCAGGGTGACATGCTTCAACGCTGTGGTTGACCGTTTTTATGATACTATTGATGTTGGTAAAGTCTATGTTATATCTAAAGGTAGCTTGAAACCTGCCCAGAAGAATTTCAACCATCTAAAGAATGAGTGGGAGATATTTCTAGAGACAACCTCATCAGTGGATCTTTGTCCAGATGAAGATACTTCCATACCTAGGCAGCAGTTCTCATTTAGGCCTATTTGTGAAATTGAGCATGCTGAAAGCAATTCTATACTGGATGTTATTGGTGTTGTTGTAACCGTGAACCCTTCTGTTCCCATCATGAGAAAGAATGGAATGGAAACACAGAGGCGAATTCTGAACTTGAAGGATAATTCGGGGCGAACTGTTGAATTGACGTTATGGGGAGATTTCTGCAATAGGGAAGGACAACAACTGCATGATATGGTAGAAACCGGAACATTCCCCATTTTGGCTGTCAAAGCTGGAAAAGTTAACGACTTTAGTGGGAAGTCCATCGGCACCATATCTGCCACACAGCTATTCATAAATCCCGACTTTCCAGAGGCTAACGGCTTGAGAACCTGGTTTGATCGAGGGGGGAAAGACACCGCTTCCCATTCTATATCCAGAGAAGCTACACTTGGTGGAATGAAGAACGAGACACGCAAGTGCTTGACGCAGATAAAAGACGAAGGGCTGGGAAGGTCAGACAAAGCAGACTGGATTGCAGTTAAGGCAAGTGTCTCTTTTCTGAAAACAGACTCATTCTGTTACACAGCCTGCCCATTGATGATCGGTGACAGGCAGTGCAACAAGAAAGTGACAAAGTCCGGGAACTCGACATGGCTATGCGACAGGTGCAATCAAGAATTCGAAGAGTGCGATTACAGATACCTTCTTCAAGTTCAGGTTCAGGACCACAGCGCCCTGACGTGGGTGACTGCTTTCCAGGAAGCCGGTGAAGAGATCTTGGGCTGCTCGGCCAAGCAGCTGTACGTGTGGAAAAACGAAATGCAAGATGACCTCAAATTTCTTGAAGTTATTCAAAACTGCCTCTTCAGAGAGTTCATCTTTAAGCTCAAAATAAAAGAGGAGACTTATGGTGACGAACAGAAGGTGAAGATCACAGTCGTCAAGGCAGAGAAGTTGAACTACTCTGAAGAGAGTAGATTTCTGCTTGATAGCATCTCAAAGCTCCATTTAGCTAAATACTATTAG
- the LOC130987212 gene encoding mechanosensitive ion channel protein 10-like isoform X2 → MESEISLGGKGGSLDVVVEIHSPKPNESPPKDENSKENGDSASKTGDIQMKMNLFNTAAAAAAAASTQAAAPPPAQLVIPAPSLDSSSKPPPTPDMRRRTSAYSKPKSRIAEPPFTSSLKSAEPTPASAKPPPPPRANSPNVASSSPSSKPNSGTPKTSAPITPRTPLIGSAGDSDDEDDDEDVYNTDTLKPQQAKRGKKVKAMRAFEWMAFVSITTLLILSKTVNKLKNEAEIWSLQLWKWCVLVLVIFCGHLFTDWVTNLLVFLIERNFLLKKKVLYFVFALKKSVRIVIWLALILVAWVLLINRGVRRSRKESDILNKITRGIVSTLVGAVMWMVKTLLVKIVASTFHVKTYFDRIQESIFHQYILEALSGNPIWDDASESYKSSGRLSFNKAGKQQEQKEKEKGEQVINVDKLYKIKREKVSAWTMGGLMNVIRNSDFLTISEILDESAEEEASGGQKVITSEVEARRAANTIFKRVAKRGHKYIEEDDILRYMPKEEVDNVFPLFEGAAESRRIKKSAFRNWVVKAHNERKCLAVSLKDAKTAIEELNKIASGLVLVVIIIVWILLMEIATTSILVFISSQMLLVVFMFGNTAKTVFEAMIFVFVVHPFDVGDRCVIDGVQMVVDEMNILTTIFLKGNNEKLYYPNAILATKAISNYNRSPEMMGDAVEFAVDFSTSVESLAALRAKIKGKPSMKLDVLASDSHGRFTSAVSNGPDSSAKVKSKFM, encoded by the exons ATGGAAAGTGAAATATCATTGGGAGGGAAGGGCGGAAGTTTGGATGTTGTTGTGGAGATTCACTCTCCCAAACCCAATGAATCTCCACCAAAAGATGAAAATTCCAAAGAAAATGGCGATTCCGCATCCAAAACCGGCGATATTCAGATGAAAATGAACTTATTCaacaccgccgccgccgccgccgccgcagcttCCACTCAAGCCGCAGCTCCTCCCCCGGCGCAGCTCGTGATTCCGGCTCCATCCCTGGACTCCTCCTCGAAGCCGCCGCCGACGCCGGACATGCGGCGAAGAACGTCGGCTTACTCGAAGCCGAAATCGAGGATCGCGGAGCCGCCATTCACGAGCAGCTTGAAGTCAGCCGAGCCAACACCCGCCTCCGcaaagccgccgccgccgcctcgcgCCAATTCACCCAACGTAGCTTCCTCCTCCCCTTCCTCGAAACCTAATTCCGGCACTCCGAAAACGTCGGCTCCGATCACGCCGCGGACGCCTCTGATAGGGTCCGCCGGCGACAGCGacgacgaagacgacgacgaggACGTGTACAACACGGATACCCTGAAGCCCCAGCAGGCGAAGAGAGGCAAGAAGGTGAAGGCCATGCGCGCCTTCGAATGGATGGCATTTGTGAGCATCACAACCCTCCTGATTCTGAGCAAAACGGTTAACAAGCTCAAAAACGAGGCAGAAATCTGGAGCTTGCAGCTCTGGAAATGGTGCGTGCTGGTTCTCGTCATATTCTGCGGGCACTTGTTTACAGATTGGGTAACCAATCTCCTGGTCTTCCTAATCGAGAGGAACTtcttgttgaagaagaaggtgCTGTATTTCGTCTTCGCCCTCAAGAAGAGCGTGCGCATTGTCATCTGGCTCGCCCTCATCCTCGTCGCCTGGGTGCTGCTCATCAATCGAGGCGTCAGACGATCGAGAAAAGAATCCGACATCTTGAACAAGATAACCAGAGGGATTGTGTCCACTCTTGTAGGTGCAGTGATGTGGATGGTCAAGACATTGTTGGTTAAGATAGTTGCTTCAACTTTTCATGTCAAGACCTACTTCGACAGGATTCAGGAATccatttttcatcagtatatactcgAGGCTCTGTCGGGGAATCCAATCTGGGACGACGCAAGTGAGAGTTACAAGAGCAGCGGGCGGCTGAGCTTCAACAAGGCCGGGAAGCAGCAGGAgcagaaggagaaggagaaggggGAGCAGGTCATCAATGTGGATAAGCTCTACAAGATCAAGAGGGAGAAGGTCTCTGCTTGGACCATGGGAGGCTTGATGAATGTGATAAGGAACTCTGATTTTCTCACCATTTCTGAGATCCTTGATGAGAGTGCCGAGGAGGAAGCTTCAGGGGGGCAGAAGGTCATCACCAGTGAGGTCGAGGCGAGGAGGGCTGCCAACACCATATTCAAGAGAGTGGCGAAGCGCGGCCACAA GTATATTGAAGAAGATGACATCCTGCGTTACATGCCTAAGGAAGAAGTTGATAACGTTTTCCCACTATTCGAAGGCGCTGCAGAATCAAGGAGGATCAAGAAATCAGCCTTCAGAAATTGGGTG GTGAAGGCCCATAACGAAAGAAAATGCCTAGCCGTGTCTCTGAAAGATGCGAAAACAGCAATAGAGGAGCTAAACAAGATCGCCTCAGGCTTGGTTCTGGTTGTGATCATCATAGTGTGGATACTGCTGATGGAGATAGCAACCACCTCAATTCTGGTCTTCATCTCGTCTCAGATGTTGCTCGTAGTGTTCATGTTTGGAAACACGGCTAAGACAGTGTTCGAAGCCATGATCTTCGTGTTTGTGGTGCACCCTTTTGATGTTGGTGACCGTTGTGTCATTGATGGCGTGCAG ATGGTTGTGGATGAAATGAATATCTTGACAACGATCTTTCTCAAAGGCAACAACGAGAAGCTGTACTACCCTAATGCAATCTTGGCTACCAAAGCGATCAGCAACTATAACCGGAGCCCGGAGATGATGGGTGATGCTGTGGAGTTTGCTGTCGATTTCTCCACTTCAGTTGAGAGCCTAGCAGCTTTGAGAGCTAAAATTAAAGG GAAGCCTAGCATGAAGCTTGATGTCCTGGCAAGTGATAGTCATGGCAGATTCACTTCTGCTGTAAGTAATGGACCGGATTCTTCTGCAAAGGTGAAATCAAAATTTATGTGA